Part of the Candidozyma auris chromosome 4, complete sequence genome, TCCATATTGACCGACCTCTTGATTCTAAGGTCAATACAATGAGAAACTTGAGGGATATGTTTGATGGACTTATTGCAGATGGACGAGAAGTCGCTAAGAAGGTTCGTCGTCGTATGGACTCGGCTGCatctcctcctcatcagagcgagacttcttcattgaaaTCAGGAAAGTCAGCAAAGGTGcacgaggaagaagaagaaagagacgaCGATTTTGGAGTGATTGATATCAATGAAGACGACAAGAATCTTGTGTTAGGAGCTGAGGCTCAAGTTGGGATTTCTTCTATTAACAACACACAAGAGGAGGCCAAACGAATTGCTTCTCTTGAGGCAGAAGAGAAGGCTGCCAAGGAGGGTAAGCACAAAAAGGATGAGAATCTCATAGAGTTTGAGACacgatgatgattttgataGAGCGAAAGTATGATATTAAATGATTAGGAGTACGGTAAAACGAAATCTAGCGTAAACGATCAGAACTGAAATGTTATCTAGTTTCTTCCgaacaacttcttgagaaacttctttttaggtttcttctgcttcttttcggCAGCGGGGTCCACTTTAGGCTCCCTTAGGGTTGTAACAGGAGTCTCTTGGGCGGAAGCTTGCTGAGCACTGGCCGAATGATCTTCCAGGACACGGAACCTTGAGCGGAATCCACCACCCAGTCCAGAACGGGATgtatcttcatcatcggAGTCCGCGAACCGAGACCGAAATCCTTTGAAGCCACCGGCATGCTGTTGTGAATGATCTGATTGCAGTATACTACTACTAGGTGCATGCAGAGCCTTTTGATTCGCTTGCAGTTGAACGTTTGTATGGGCCGTGTTCGCCGCAGCAGCTCCAATATCTCCTTGCTGGATTGATTCCAGTCTTAGGGTGAAGCGATGATTTCCATTCTTCTGTGGAGGCTGGTGCGATGTGCCATTTTCAGGCTTCGTACCATCCGACCCTTTACTGAATGAAGACTCCCTCTTCAAAGGCTGGAGAACAGACGCAGGTCTATTGTTCGCCTTCGCAAACAATTCAGCAGCTTTTACCTTCGCCGGTGACTGGTAGTTTGGACCAGTGTATGGATGCGGAGGAAGTCCCTGAGGCTGATTGGTCTTGAATGTTCTATTGCTCATGCCACCACCCGTGGATTGACGATTGGAAGCATCAGAAAACGTCCTAGGTCTCAAAGAACGTTCCGATAACCCACCTTGATGCTGTTGAGGGGCCTGTGCCAGTTTTCTGAGCGTGGTAGCGGCAAATTTTTGAGCATTAACAGGCGATCTTGGTGGGCCAGGATGGTGATTCTGAGGACTAAGATTGTCATTTCCAGCAAGCTGCCCGGAGGATAATTTTGAGTTAAGCCTGGTGTTTTCTGCCGTAGTCAACGATATATAAGCCTGCTGAGCAGGACTCACGTTGGCATTGGAGTTGTTATTCATAGAGTAGCTCGACTTGGAGTTCTTCATTGCTGACTTGATAGGTCGAGAGTCACTACTAGAGCCACTCTTAATAGAAGCGGCAATACCACCTGGCGGATGTGCGAAAGTATCTGGTCTGAGCTCGTCATCAATGATCTCAGGTTTTGGATCGAATTTAGGAGTTGCTGACTCTGAAATTGAAGCAGAATCACCGTCAGTAGCTGGTAGGCGCAACGCGTCGTCTTTGCTTTCCTGAAGCTTGGACTTCATTTGCTGCGCGAGAGTGGGCGAATTACTCTCGTTTGGAACTTCCACAATACCAAactcatcttcttgtggtTTGATGGAAGGAGGTTCCATAGATGCGTAGCTTTGAATGACCTCGTCAGCATTTGCATCGTCGGCAGTAACAGCATGAGTCATGCTTTCTCCGTCAAGAGAGTAGGTGCTTGTGACGTCTTCGTCTTCGCGAGTAGGGATCTGCTCAGTTGCCTTACCGACCTTCTTCTGCTCGAACTCATCAACCGCAAAAGGCACAGGTTGAATAggaacttcttcatcgtcagTGGACTGTGCCTGAGGAGGCTCTTCGTCCAAAGGAGTTGATTCGGCTAGAGCTCCAATAGGCTTGACAGGGTGTGGAGCATTGATGTTTGCACCTATGGAGGGAGTTGCTGATTCTTCTGGAAGAGGAGACGCTTGGCGAGAAGGCAGACGAGAGTAGgtctcctcttcttcctgaAGTCTCTGTAGCTCAGCCCTCTGTCTCTCGTTCTGTAATCTCAATTGTTTAAGCTGCTCATACTCCTCACGCTGTTTCTCCAATTTTATCGCCAATTGCTTTTCCTCTTCGATTTGACGGCGCAAATCAGCTGCTGAAACATCACCATTAGTGTCTGTTTGCTCCAACTCGGCACTCTCGTCGATTTTCGACACTGCCAAAGTCGATCTTTTGTTTGCTACTCTCCTCAGAGGTGCCCCGGTCAAGGATCCCGATCTAGATCCACCAGCTGCACGAGAAAGCAGGTTATTACGAGACCCCGTCATCAGTCCCGAACGACTGATAGAAAGACCTGTCCTCATGGAGTTGGAACGGGCAATGGCTTGTTTCATGGTCGTTTCCGGCACTTCCACCACTTTGATCCCGTTGGGCGTCGGAACatatttcttcaccattttCACCTCTGGTTGTGAAGGCAGGTGTgagagcttcaagtctcGGAGCTGGGCCCGGTTACTATAGTGAGCATCGGCCTCGCGGCCCATTTCTTCCAATTGCGAGTCTGTAAAGCTATCGTCTATCGAATATTCCACTCTAGGAGTGAAGCTGTGTCTGTCGCTAGAAGAAGACCCTCTTCTCACGTGCTGGGACAGGTGAATCAGATtgctttgcaaagaaggcgATCTTTTCAAGAGACTGCCCAGGTGGGTTATTGGCGGGGGTTTTTGTGGGTGTTGATTTGGAGACTTCTTACCTATAGTGAGGGCAGCAGCCATGGCGCTATTATCTGGGTGATGGTTGGACGCCAGGTATCCAACACCCGTGTACGCCACGGAGTTCCTTGTTCTCCTCCTGCCAAACATTAGGTAGTTGTAGTGGTTGGTAGAACTGAGGCTGGAGAGTAGCAACAGTATGGATCGGGTGTGGTGGTAAGCGCACGACCTAAGGAAAGAGGCAGTTCTTTTTGTGATGAAGGGTTTATTTGAATGCTAATGAAGGCGGATCGCGGAGATCAACAGTTCTCGTTAAATGCAAAAGTCTAATCGGATGGCTGTTTAAGGTCTTTTGTGGAAGCAAGTGCGTGTCGCACTCTGACGTAGAGAACCCTTGCGGATGCAGAGAAGGCGCAGTAAGCAGAATAGTAGGAGGGAGCTTTACGGCTGCTGAAGCTAGCGGTGGTAAAATAGTTTTGTATAAAATAAAAGAGCCTGAGTTATTTCACTTGAAGTAGAAGAGTTAAAATTTGCTAGTAATTGTCTTTTATGTTCTTTGTTAACGTATGACTGACATGGCTCGGTCATCATTTGAATGGTCTCTATTTCGAGGAtagtggctgcgaaaacgtAAGCGAGTACTTTGTGTGAGGCATGAGTGGTCTGTGCTGAAGATCACAGGTAAATGTGTGGTAAAGGTTTTACCTTGAAGAGCAAGTCGTACTTGTTAGGGAGccttgaatttgaagacaTGATAGAAAGCATCAGGTATCTTGATCCATCTTGGTGGGAGGGGACAACTATAAGACCCACAGCGTTATCAACGCATCAAAAATATTTCATGAAATGCAATAATCTGGTTCACAGTTAATCAACATGGACAAAAATCGATATACTCAAAATCTGCCAGCATTAAGGCATCCTTTCAGAGAATAAGCAAGTGTCATTAAAAGGACCTATCGCATTATGTTGGAGATGAATGGGAAAAGTGATGAACGTTCGCTTCGTTTGAAAGCAACGTCTTCCTTGTGTCTGTAGCGTAGCCATGTTCGCCAAATACTTTACACTTTAGCTCGAGCCACATTCACTTGCTGAAATCAACTGGCAAGAGAGTTTTCCAATCTTCGAAATGCAAGGGTAATATCATCAGAAGGCATGAAAACATGACAGGTTCAACTGCTGGATTGCTGGCGACCTCCGAATTtaaaaataataaaaaatgaaaaaagaaatgaagaaagaaaaaaaaaagagtcGTATATAATGCCATTGAATGCAGCGACCTCGTGATTCTCGTATCTCTCACCAAAACTATCAACAGGATTTCATGATACCTGGAACGGTGGCTCAAGGGAAGGTACATTACATGGAAGGTAAAATGTCGATCCTCTCCTCGTGCAATACTAACATTCTTTATCAGAGTGGAGTCCCCAGAACTGGTCTCGACACATAGCGAGGTCTTTGATCTAGGCCCAAAATGTGAAACAACCAGCGACCAGTAGACTGTCCATTGGCAATCACCCATCGAAGCATCGGTCTGGCGATGATATAGAATCCACTCAAGAGAAAGCCTTGAATAAGCGGCATAAGAATCTGATCCTTCACAATGGCAAACACAACGATTCCAGGGGTTATAGGTGCTAGCGGCTGGAGCTCTGGGGTTGTCTCGTCAGTTTCCTCATCGACCACTTTCAACTCAGCATCAGACAAAGGCTCCACCTTCGCGCTAGCATAGCTGTTGAGAGAGCGCATGAATGACTGCTCAAAGCGCAAGTCGGGAATCGGGATTTTTGGAGGGCGTTGCATTGGTAAAGACATGAATTACGATCTGGGTAAGTTTGGTGATACTTAGTGCGCACATATGGTAACGGAGCACATACGATCATTGACATTCAAGGgaagaatcaaagaaattAGAACATGATTAAAAAACAACAGAATAAAAATATGATGAAATGGACCAAATATGCTTATTCAGTTAAACCTCTCCCTTATGCTATCATATTTAATTCACCTTCAGTAAATTCCCTTGGCCCTTCTTCTGGTCCTGTCGTGCATATAAGTCACCGACTCACTAAACAAATCTTCACTCTGAACATTACAACGCTTTGCCCTTCTTCCTCACAGCAAACCCACCATGGAAGTCGACACTGATCAAGAGCCAAGGGTCACCATCAGACAGACAGAGAGGGATCACGTGGACTTCATCTTGAAAGGGGTGGATCTCTCGGTGGCCAACTCGTTGAGAAGAACCATGTTAGCTGAAGTTCCCACGCTAGCTATCGACATCGTCGAAATCGATGTCAACACATCGGTTCTAGCAGATGAGTTCTTGACACATAGATTGGGGTTGATTCCGCTTGTTTCTGAAGGGATCGAAAATTTGTCATACTCCAGAGACTGTACGTGTAATCAGTACTGTCCCAACTGCTCAGTCAAGCTCGAGCTCACAGCAAAATGTGACAGTGACTCCACAATGAATGTCTACGCATCAGACTTGGCAAAATTCCACAACGGCTCAAAACTAGGCGATCCGGTCATCAGGGATGCCGCGGGAAGAGGTCCTCTTCTCTGTAAATTAAGAAagcatcaagaacttcgTCTTACATGtattgcaaaaaaaggGATTGCTAAGGAACACGCCAAATGGTCTCCCTGTGCTGCTATAGGCTTTGAATACGATCCTTGGAATAAGTTGAAGCACACAGACTACTGGTACGAGGAAGATGCTGATGCTGAGTGGCCACGACTGGCCAACTGCGAATGGGAAGAAGCCCCTGACCCTGATGCTCCCTTCGACTACAAAGCTAAGCCTTCTAACTTTTATGTTGACGTTGAAACGGTCGGAAACTTGCCTCCTAATGAAGTGGTGGTGAGAAGCATAGAGGTGTTGCAGTTGAAGCTAGCTGGCATTGCAGTAGAGCTTAATAAGGATACTGTCGAGGCAAACAGTGCTTCTGCGGGGGGATTTACTACATATGGCCGTTCTcctggtggtggtgctggcaACTCTCCTGCAAATGGGTATGCTTACGGCGAAGGCTTCGGCAGTCTGGGTTGGTAAAATTTGTACAAGTTGTAATATAtataaaaaagaaaggcgTCCATAGTTTGAATGATCGCATGTATACATTCGCCCTGATGCTACTTTCGTTCATTCCACTCGAGAACCTCGGAAAGTTTGACAAGGTCTCCTCCAAAAACGTCCAACGACGAACCGTATGTCAAGTCCACTTTGCCCCGGCTCAATTGCTCTACAAGTGCCAAGTCCAGAGCCAGCTTGGCTCCGCCGGCATAAGTGATTTTTCCCTCGTAACCTCTAGGACACCACTCACCCAAATTCTCCACCAACTCGGCGTCTATGCCTTTGCAAAGCCCTTCTACATCGGCAGCATGGATTAAAAACTCATCGCAAAACTCGCTTAGcatatcaagaagctcactGCTAAGCTTGCACTTGGTGATCGTCTGCCATTTATTTGTAGCCACGAACCACGAGATCTCGTCGTCGTCTCCAATCACCCTACGGCAACTGAGGTCCACCACAAgattttctttgccaatCTTATTTGAGATCTTTATGAGCCTCTCCATATCTAGATTCCACTCATCGTGGGTGTTTTTCGTAAAGAGCCAGCTCGTCACTATCACATGGCTAGCGCCCATGTTGAGCCAAGCGTCAGCGTTGTCGATGGTAATACCGCCGCccacttgaagatgattaGGCCACGTTTCGAGAGCCAATTGAGCGGCCTCGTTGTTTGCAGGATTTGTCCCAAGTTTTATTACATGGCACCCTTCAACGTTATGCTCTCTATACAACTGAGCATAGTACGAAGATGGTTTGGTGGACACAAAGTTTTCCTGTGCCTTATCCGTGGGTGAAACATCGTCTTTAGTCAAAGTTCCTCCCACGATCTGCTTAACCTGCCCTGCATGAATGTCAATGCACCCTCTGAATTTGGTCATTGGGTGAGTAGGTGATTGATGATAGTTTGTATAGTAGTGGGAAGAGCATCGCGAAAGTAACTTCTGGCGATAGAATAGTCAACTTTTACCATGGGTGACGACGACGACTATTTGAAGGCGTTGGAGATCCAGCGAAAGAATTTCGAAAAGCAGTTTGGCAACCTCGAAGATATGGGTTTTGTCGACAAGTCCAAAGTTCAAGAGTCGGAGCTGTCTGAGGAGAGTGACAGTGCAAGCGAAAGTGATAGTGACAGCGATGTTGAGGATCAGAGGAGTGGAGATGAAAGTTCTAACGAAGATGAGTCAGAATCTGAAATCGAGTCActttctgaagaagaagtcaagcCAAAAGTGGTGcgtcttgaaggagattCACCAGCTCCGGCGATAgcttccaaagaagagaggaaGCTCTTACGAAAAGGCAGAGCCCCCACCATTGCTGAGCTCGAAAGATTAAGGctagagaaggagaagatcacaAAGAAACAGCAGGCACAGGCTGCCAAGGAAGACTCCGAGAATTTGGAGAATGATCTTAAGCTACAGAGACTTCTCAGTGAATCCCACATTCTCGCGCATAATATGGAGCATCTGGGTGCTGAGCTCACTTTGCAGACGATAGATTATGAGGATCCCGTGGGCAATGCAAGGAGACGTATTCTTGACCAGCGTATTcgagcagcagcagcgacAAACTCTCGTACGGGTGGTCTTCCCGCTAAACTTGAAAAAATGCCCATGAAGCTTCGAAAAGGTATAATTAGTGCCAGAGAGAGACGAGTATTAGAACACGAAAGAGAGGCACGTGAAGCAGGTATTGTGCTTtccaaggtgaagaagggcCAGCTAAGAGACTTGGAGCTGGGAAAGGGCGCCACTGCATCGAGCGACCGTTTGGGTGTGGGcaaaaagcagaagaaCAGGGTCAGAGATCGTGGGTTGAAGATCCATCTGGTTGGAAAATCAACGAGAAACGGGTTGCGTCTTTCTGCTGATGAGATTAACAGGATCAACAACGGCAGGCGTAGAGGCAGAAGGTGAGCCGAGCAACCAGTTTGCTTGTATCGACCCCGGAAGCTTCACTAATCACGAGGACCATGT contains:
- a CDS encoding DNA-directed RNA polymerase II core subunit RPB3 translates to MEVDTDQEPRVTIRQTERDHVDFILKGVDLSVANSLRRTMLAEVPTLAIDIVEIDVNTSVLADEFLTHRLGLIPLVSEGIENLSYSRDCTCNQYCPNCSVKLELTAKCDSDSTMNVYASDLAKFHNGSKLGDPVIRDAAGRGPLLCKLRKHQELRLTCIAKKGIAKEHAKWSPCAAIGFEYDPWNKLKHTDYWYEEDADAEWPRSANCEWEEAPDPDAPFDYKAKPSNFYVDVETVGNLPPNEVVVRSIEVLQLKLAGIAVELNKDTVEANSASAGGFTTYGRSPGGGAGNSPANGYAYGEGFGSSGW
- a CDS encoding 1-(5-phosphoribosyl)-5- ((5-phosphoribosylamino)methylideneamino)imidazole-4-carboxamide isomerase HIS6, producing MTKFRGCIDIHAGQVKQIVGGTLTKDDVSPTDKAQENFVSTKPSSYYAQLYREHNVEGCHVIKLGTNPANNEAAQLALETWPNHLQVGGGITIDNADAWLNMGASHVIVTSWLFTKNTHDEWNLDMERLIKISNKIGKENLVVDLSCRRVIGDDDEISWFVATNKWQTITKCKLSSELLDMLSEFCDEFLIHAADVEGLCKGIDAELVENLGEWCPRGYEGKITYAGGAKSASDLALVEQLSRGKVDLTYGSSLDVFGGDLVKLSEVLEWNERK